The nucleotide sequence CATTCCAAGACATTATAGGTGTTAGTCTCCCATTTGGTGGAAAGATAATGGTTATGGGAGGTGACTTCAGACAGGTGTTGACGGTTATTAAACGTGGCACTCGAGCACAGATTGTAGACTCCAGCGTACGAATGTCACCTCTTTGGTCTTTGACGAAGAAGATGCGGTTAACCATAAATATGAGAGCGCTGAAAGATCCATGGTTTTCTAAATTTCTTTTAAGAGTCGGCGATGGAACTGAAGAACCAATCGAAGGAAACTATATCCGCATACCCGATGACATGACAATTCAGTGCAACAACAGAGAAAACGCTATAAAAGAATTGATCCATGCCATCTTTCCATCAATTGAAGATAATGTATATTCTTCAGATTATATAATCTCTAGAGCAATATTGTCCACTAAAAATGATAGTGTTGACGAGATTAATAATCAAATGATTGAAATGCCGCCTCATAAGCTTCGTTTAAAAATTGGATGCCCAATAATATTGTTACGTAATATCGATCCATCTCATGGCCTGTGTAATGGCACGCGGTTGATATGTAAGGGTTTCATGCGAAATGTTATTGATGCGGAAATTGCAGTCGGTCAACATGCCGGAAAAAGAGTTTTTTTGCCAAGAATCCCTCTAACCCTTTCTGAAGATGACATGTTCCCATTCAAGctgaaaagaaaacaatttccaATTCGACTTAGTTTTTCCATGACGATTAATAAAGCTCAAGGTCAAACAATTCCGAACGTTGGTATTTATCTACCTGATTCTGTATTTTCACATGGACAACTTTATGTCGCGTTATCAAGAGGGATTTCAAGACAAAGTACGAAGGTGTTGGTACATCTCAACAAAGAATTCAAACAACGCGGAGTTTACACATCAAATGTTGTCTACCAGGAAGTGTTGCGTGATTAATTAATCGCATCCGTATCAAAACGAAGGTAAGTTAGTAGATTTTGTGCCTTATTTGCTTCCAGAAATTACTTTTTAATTACTATTTTAAAGCACTTGTAAGCTTGTAACATTTTTTTATGTGTCGAAATCTGGTACAGGAGAGGAGAAGATACAAGAAAGTCATAAGCGAACGGATGTATTGGTAaaacaggaagagatacaagagactccccgcattttgtttttattgttttgtccAGCTACTTGACtgttttgaactcttcttgtttttaattacatCTACTTCCTTGTTTTGTATTATTCTTGTAGAAgatcacgaataagaaaactaacttaagtactatacGATATATCACGAGATGAcggataaactaacggtaaacgagtatcctattgtagatcgccactcccgccgcatcgcacGGATAAGTGACTagttatatagtatagatagatatggATATTGATAAAGATATTATTGACGTGGGTGGTCCACATGCATATAGTATGTTTCTGCTTGTCCTAAACAAACAATTGAAAAAAACATACACATgcaatatttaatttaatatatatttcaGGTATACAAGTTTACGTCTGaactcaaaataaaataaaaattaaatactGTCGCTTATACTTTTTACAAGTAAATCAAGAGTTAAGTGGTTTGATTGTCTTACGTTGGTCTCCGATCGTCGTGTTACACGAATCCTTAACTACCCTCCAGTCACCATCACATGACCCAGGTGCATATAATTTGATCCTAGCCAAAGTCTTCTTTTACAAACCAAAACATTATTATACAAGGAATATTATTCATAAGTTTGAATTTCAATTGACTAGattattttaaaagaaaaaatgaTTATGTATACTTTTAACTATATTTATTATTAGACACTCTTTTAAAAATCCTTTGTGTGCTTGGGTGTTCACTTAAATGatacttttattatatagtaattGATTAACTTTTTTATTGCAaatattacttttattttacATTAAATGATACAAAATACTCTTCTTTTTATGGTTTGAACCTGAAATCTCTCCTTTAAGAGACAAGCGCCTCTATCAAATAGGCTAACGCCACATTGACACTAATTAATGATTTAAACTTAGAGGTTGTTTAGTCACAACATCTGTTAATTTTGGAATTAATTCCGTTAAAAACATGTTTGTACGTCGGCATAAAATTAGAATTTGAATTTTTTCAAGCACTCACTGCTTTTATGATATGGTTTCAACAATTATTTGTTGGCCAAAGAAAATGGAGATGCTAAGATAGAAATTAGAGATAGAGATTCAAGATTCAATACATATTTTTCTTCTTATCTTTCCTTTTAGCATCAATCAAAACTTGAAGGGATGGAGATGGTTAAGCAACGAGAAAGTGAATGACTTGGGAAGGGGTTTCAACAAcggtaattttgtcatttttgcttttataatttttttttattttttaaacatatttaCAAACCAAACACCTAGAAGGATTTCATTCAAATTTCACTTCCATTAAAAAAAAACTCTCAAACCAAAACAAGCTCCATAATTTATTCAATACCAAATTGTTTTGTAGATATATCATGAATAACACAATCATGAATTTCACGGaactaattaattaaataaataaataatgctTGACTGTTCTTAAAACATATAATATAATTTATCACCACATATGGCACGTGTTTGTCTGAAATTCAAAGcatgttttttttataacataTATTTTAATCGTGCAAACTATGATCCAAAACTTTGAGGGAGCAAAGCAAGTGGACATATTTTTCTAAATTTGGCATATATGATAGAGATGACAGAGTAATATGAACACATAGTTAAATTTTGAGTCATCTGACACCTCAatattacctatatattaaatgTTAAACGAAAATACAGTAAATAAACAGTTAATGCTCTCAACAACCATTATGAAGTATGAAAAGAATATACcgtttttttattataattataaagAAATATCGTAATGCAAAATACGTAGAAAATATGGGTCTCACCATCAACGTCTATAAATAGAGGTAGCCAACACTCAAGAGGCATATTCGAAGGTGTAGCCTGAGTGAGAAAGTAGTACTGTGTAGTTTGGTGGTGTGTGTGACAGTGTGAGAAAGGTATGGACGTCGCTCAGGTGCTTCATATGAATGGTGGTGATGGAGATTATAGCTATGTTGTAAATGATAATCAGAGACAAAGATAATCCAAGGGAACTGATTTATTGgtttattttttcatattttcaaaGATACATAGATAGCATATAAATAGACATTCGCCTTAGATAATAAAGGAAATACAATAAAGATGATTCACAATTATTGATTGCCTGATTTACGGATGCCAAGAATAGGGAGGATTCTTGTTGACCCATAATTTGCTCTCCAAGATATCCTCCTTcctaacactccccctcaagttgaattGTGGGATTGCCACGATTCAACTTggattggttttgattttgggttttgattatgtttggtttttggtttggcTACCGTCTCCTTGACATGGTAGTTTGGCTTGATTTGAGTTACCGCCTTTAGACATGGTAAGTTTTGGCTTGATTTGAGTTACCGTCTTTCGACATGGTAACTTTGGTTTGATTTGAGCTACCGCCTTTCGACATGGCAGCCTATTTTGGGTTTTGGTTTCCCCTCAAGTTGAAAAATCAACTTGGCCATTTGGGTTTTGGCATTGTttgggttttgattttgttttggtttggttttgatttattttattttattttttatttttttttggttttgattttttttgagcTTTGAATTTTTGAGCCTTGATTTTTTTAACTTTGATTTTTTGAGCGGAAGCTTTGATgctttatttcttttttttaatatttccTTTTATTTAAAAAAGGAACCCTTTGCCTTTATAGGAACCTATAGCATCCTGTCAAAATCTCAAGTGCCGATTGATCCATATGAGGCTTCTTCTCATCTTCTGTAGCTACTCCACTTCCTCCATCAGTTGCCGCCATTGATTTGATTTCTAGGGTTTATGCGCAGTTAAGGATTTAATCTGGTTGGGTTTTAGGGTTCGCTGGCATAAATGAACGCAGCGGCGGCAACAACAAGGGTTTTCAGCGGCGGCGAAGTTCAGCGGGGTTTCAGGTTCGATTTCGGGGTTTaggttttgatttgattttggttTTTTTCTGGTTCGGAGTTGACAAAGAATACAGGGTCTTCGTGGGGACTGTTCGTCGGACTGAAATGGTTCGATGGGGGGTTTTGGGCGAACCGGTTTGACGACAGAACTGATGAACGAAGACGGTGAACTGATTTGTCGGAACAGTGGAATCAGGTCAGATTTGAAGTTGATTTTGGTTGAacgattttggttttggtttgagaTTGAAGAACAGAGTTTTCACGGATCATaactttgctctgataccatgttgtaAATGATAATCAGAGACAAAGATAATCAAAGGGAACTGATTTATTGGTTTATTTCTTTCATATTTTCAAAGATACATAGATAGCATATAAATAGACATTCGCCTTAGATAATAAAGGAAATACAATAAAGATGATTCACAATTATTGGTTGCCTGATTTACGGATGCCAAGAATAGGGAGGATTCTTGTTGACCCATAATTTGCTCTCCAAGATATCCTCCTTTCTAACAAGCTATTCCAACAATTCTCTTCTACAAGTACTTTGCATCTTTTACACATATATATAACCTCGTAAAATatacaagtgtagaaacatatgtattttttttattgatttacctttatataatttattttagtgATGTGCCGTAGCTCATTAAACTCGTGATTTGTCATGCATGTTCTTGAAAGGCCTATCTGATCCTTTAAAACTAGCGTATATATTTAGCATCCTATACATAATATACaacatatgtatatatgtatgtttgTATTATTGTGTATACTTGCAGAAATAGAttcataatttttgttacaataGATGTATGGCAGAGAAAGGTTATATCAATGACAAAACCTATAATTGATGATGCTTTGGCTGATCTCTATTCTGCTATGAACTTCCCCAAAACCCTAATCATGGCGGATCATGGATGTTCATCTGGACCAAACACATTACTGGTGGCATCTGAGCTCGTCAAGTCAGTTGACAAGATCCGACAGAAATTTGGTAACGATGAATCACCCGAAATACAGATCTACTTGAACGACCTTCCACATAATGATTTCAACACCATTTTTCTCTcggtttcaaaatttcaaaagAATCTTACAAATCAAATGGTGCCCAACTCTTCTTCACCATGTTATGTTTCTGGTGTTCCTGGATCATTCTATACAAGGCTTTTTCTCAGCAAAAGCATTCATTTTGTCTACTCTTcctcagtggcggacccagaaattattttCTGGGGGTGCGAATGAAGAGTTCaaccaaattttcaaggggtgcagtcgggatttttacctcgaaaatacactaatttttttttttcaaggggggCCCCCGCCTACCCAAGCCAAAGCTTGGGTCCGCCCTTGACTCACAACCATTTACAATCACTTTTTCAAATATAAAAACGACCCTCAGATAATTTGATGTAAGGGATGTAAATGATCTTAGAGACTATTTTTTGAGACTGATTTTTAGACTCTGAAAAGAGTAAATAAGAATGTTATTAGAAACTAATTTCAACCTCTAAAGAAAATAATTGGGACCAACTGACATGGCATCTGAGATTCTTTTTCATCCACAAAGAAATGCGTTAAAATGCACTAAATGAGACATGCGTAAAAACGAAAACTGACATGCGTGACATATCCGTTGTTTGCAAACGAAATTTTCCAACTAGTCAATTAGGCCATTTTTATGACAATACATGATCGAGTTTTGTTACTGAGTGTTTTTAGAATGTTATAACAGTTTCAATTTCCTAGTTAGACCAAATTAACAAGTTTAGttatccaaaaatcagaaaaacAGTCCGAAACATCCTCTGCTTTTCAAACAATCCATTATACATCCAATTATCGATTGAATTTGTTGCAAAATGACAAGTAGAATGAGCCTATAATTCCGATAACACTTGAAAAACCATAAATGATCTTGTTCAACATCGTGATACTTAAAGAACACAGAACTTCTATTCTACCCTAATTCAACATGCGGAATCCATTAATTAGTGTGTGATTATTCACTAACAACTAAACAAACGTTTGATTACAATTCAAGTCAATAGTCGAACATAGTTTCTCTTAGAACAGACTAATATAGAGACATATGCTCTGGATAGCTACACTGTGATCGATGACAAACTATCACGCTTGACATCCTTTTATAGGCATGTCGCATGCGTCACTATAAACACACTtataacacatataaacacacgTATAACACATTTGTTTATAAACTGCCCACACATGAGTCATATGCAGTGGCGAAGTTTGAGATTTCCAACCGgcgggtcgaaaacgtatataccaaaatatttctataaaaccagggggtcaaaaacgtatatacccaaaaatttctatacgaaaactacatactctccacgaCTGAACGAAAAATTCGGGTGgttgtgttcacgaacggttcatgaacacttatcgaacgagattttatgtttgtgttcgttcattaaggaaatgagcgtgttcacgaaTGGTttacgaacacaaataaatttggcgaacgcgatgaAGGATAACGGTGGATGGCCCAGTGACTAGCACTGGAACTTGAATCCTTATTGTGGAACGAAGGTTGTTTGTATTCGtcaatgtaaataatgagaaatgaaacgggaacaacaacaacaacaaccatacccagtaaatcacacaaatagcaaagctacttatagggtctggggaggatgggatgtagacagaccttgcctctatccatAGGGATAGAAATGAAAGGGGGAATGATACATAAATAAGGTGAAATatggtttcctagtttaattgttagggtgataaaataaataaaaatttaataatataaaaagtataaataaaatatatgaaagtacaaaaatctataattaaaacacaaacaaacgaacgcaaatgaacaaatgttcacgaacacattacccgaacgttcacgaacacaattgaacgaacgagacctctgttcatgttcgttcattttaactaatcgaacgaaatttcttgttcatgttcgttcgtttattaaacgaatgaacataaatgaactttccgccgaacggttcacgaactgttcactgaacgttcggttcatttacagccctacaCACATGGGCGGTTCTTAGAAGGcctggcaagtttttcggccgtagtgctaattttccgc is from Helianthus annuus cultivar XRQ/B chromosome 9, HanXRQr2.0-SUNRISE, whole genome shotgun sequence and encodes:
- the LOC110876444 gene encoding ATP-dependent DNA helicase PIF1-like, producing MMHVDNDLPGVFFIDGPGGTGKTFLYIALLAEIRSRGLIALATASSGAAANNMPGGRTAHSRFKIPLNLENNSMCNIKKQSGAAKLIRSAKIIIWDEASMAKRQAIEAVDRTFQDIIGVSLPFGGKIMVMGGDFRQVLTVIKRGTRAQIVDSSVRMSPLWSLTKKMRLTINMRALKDPWFSKFLLRVGDGTEEPIEGNYIRIPDDMTIQCNNRENAIKELIHAIFPSIEDNVYSSDYIISRAILSTKNDSVDEINNQMIEMPPHKLRLKIGCPIILLRNIDPSHGLCNGTRRSTCRKKSFFAKNPSNPF